The following proteins are encoded in a genomic region of Deltaproteobacteria bacterium:
- a CDS encoding M20/M25/M40 family metallo-hydrolase, with product MGEPNTINQSVPISSIPLPPDATPEQYSSMDRNGDRVIDFQTEYLLAEQGRLFANQPALLGAIRTAFFGNDFAGYTFRTANPGRTTEMIFENRETLEVKKVRIGSDNRWTETTTSPNSILTEPETRRKMIRYLRTLVETTSYSENPEGVSHVIDTLDPAFQALRFTTQTIRPEDYPAEFVCDEQGRAEPKKRTVGNHFLAKRKGREGAIPILLVGHTDTVYPLKRVEEGGFIRMEPQGTDNPGIPRYVGPGIADMKGGIVVILFTLYTLDQLGFLDDFDVTVFLGSDEEIGSLDSRKHIERLAAGQAGCFVFERNAGDSMAIERQGIGHIRLLFEGKSAPSSKPGEGASAILERNFTELAVDALNREYQKRAQRDKSYRGILFNIGRSRGGTGANTVPSCADTLIEVRYENRSQEALIRKDLAEIVAKVDVHTAEGKPVVTKPDIQFHRPPKRDTPETATAFERARGLFALYARESTRITGRPFVEKPEAGAADGSITQAVGCPTLDSVGVEGGSVHTPGQRIEFMDTASLFNRTEIMVHTLARIREERR from the coding sequence ATGGGTGAGCCGAATACCATCAATCAGAGTGTCCCCATTTCCAGCATCCCGCTCCCTCCCGATGCCACGCCGGAGCAGTACAGTTCGATGGATAGAAACGGAGACCGAGTCATCGATTTTCAGACAGAATACCTCCTCGCCGAACAGGGGAGGTTATTCGCCAACCAGCCGGCGTTGTTGGGGGCGATCCGAACCGCCTTTTTCGGGAATGATTTTGCCGGCTATACGTTCCGAACCGCCAATCCGGGAAGAACCACCGAGATGATCTTCGAAAACAGGGAAACCCTCGAAGTCAAGAAAGTCCGGATCGGGAGTGACAACCGGTGGACCGAAACAACAACCTCCCCCAACAGTATTCTGACAGAGCCGGAGACACGGAGAAAAATGATCCGGTACCTTCGGACCCTCGTCGAAACAACTTCTTACAGTGAAAACCCCGAGGGGGTTAGCCATGTTATCGACACCCTGGATCCCGCTTTCCAGGCGCTCCGATTCACCACTCAGACGATCCGACCGGAAGATTATCCCGCTGAATTTGTCTGTGACGAGCAGGGACGTGCGGAGCCCAAAAAACGGACCGTTGGCAACCATTTCCTGGCCAAACGAAAAGGACGAGAGGGGGCGATCCCGATCCTTCTGGTCGGGCACACGGATACGGTCTACCCCCTCAAAAGGGTGGAGGAGGGGGGGTTCATCCGGATGGAGCCGCAGGGTACCGACAACCCGGGTATTCCTCGCTATGTGGGACCTGGCATTGCCGATATGAAGGGAGGGATCGTTGTCATCCTCTTTACCCTCTATACTCTGGACCAGTTGGGCTTTCTGGATGATTTTGACGTAACCGTTTTTCTGGGTAGCGATGAGGAGATCGGTTCGCTCGATTCCCGGAAACATATTGAAAGATTGGCGGCCGGCCAGGCCGGCTGTTTTGTCTTTGAAAGAAACGCCGGGGATTCGATGGCGATCGAACGGCAGGGAATCGGACATATCCGCCTCCTTTTTGAAGGAAAATCGGCCCCCTCCTCCAAACCGGGAGAAGGGGCCAGTGCGATTCTGGAAAGAAATTTCACCGAACTAGCAGTGGACGCCCTGAACAGGGAGTATCAAAAACGGGCCCAGAGAGATAAGTCTTACCGCGGGATTCTTTTTAATATCGGACGGAGTCGCGGCGGTACCGGGGCGAATACGGTCCCCAGTTGCGCCGATACCTTGATTGAGGTCCGCTACGAAAACCGGTCCCAAGAGGCCCTTATCCGGAAAGACCTGGCAGAAATTGTCGCCAAGGTTGACGTTCACACGGCCGAGGGAAAACCGGTCGTGACCAAACCGGACATCCAGTTTCACCGTCCTCCCAAAAGGGATACCCCGGAAACCGCTACCGCCTTTGAGAGGGCGAGAGGACTCTTCGCCCTTTATGCACGGGAATCGACGAGGATCACCGGCAGACCTTTCGTGGAAAAACCGGAGGCCGGTGCCGCGGACGGCAGTATCACGCAAGCGGTCGGTTGTCCTACCCTCGATTCCGTCGGCGTTGAGGGAGGAAGCGTCCACACGCCGGGTCAAAGGATCGAGTTTATGGATACCGCCAGCCTCTTCAACCGAACTGAAATTATGGTCCATACACTGGCTCGAATTCGGGAAGAACGTCGTTAG